A segment of the Parasynechococcus marenigrum WH 8102 genome:
GTCATCGATCGCAATCAGCGCAGCATTCACCCAGCTGTCTGGGTGACGCTGGAGCGCATTAAAGCCAAGATTGGGATAAACAGTGTCCCCAATCTGAATCATCGACCCTCGGGAATAGGCTGTGCGGTAATAAATCTGATCAGCTTCGCTCATTAGCTGACCGTTGGGCCAGCGAAAACCTTCTTCATTGACTTCCTGATTTGATTTGTCTCCTTCAGTCTCTTCATCCGCAATGGCGATATTTCCTCTTTCATCTGAAGCATCTTGATCAACAGTTGGTTCCGTCCAGACCAACTGATCTGGCTCCAATCGTTCTTCTTCAGGGCTCAGTGGCTCCCAGATCTGAGCATTGGCCGGTGCATCTGTTGTGGGAACAGGTTTCCAGGAGTTGACCGTAGTCGTTCCAAGGGTGCTGGGCTCGACCGTCTGCCATTGGGTCTGGGCCTGCAAGGCAGGGACACATCCCATGGGGACTGCAAGAGACACAGCCGCAACGCGGCGGTACAGCGACAACCGAACCCGAGACAACAACTCAGGCCTCCAGCGTTGGATCAATCAGCAACCACCCGGCTAGTGGCGTTCCTTGCAGAGCCAGTTGCTCCCGTAGTTGTTGCAGTTGTTGGCGCTGGGGGGCGCCGGGTGCTGTGACCAGCAGCTGAGTGCTGCAGGTGCGACTGGCGAGCAGGTCGCGGCTGACTAGGAGCTTTCGATTGCCAAGAGCTGCGACGAGGGCCTGCTGAAGCTGCTCAATTTGGTTGTTGGGGAAGTTGCCTACGGGAATCAGAGCGACTGACTGAGCATCAGCGAGGGGACCCTCTGCCAGCAGCTGTGCTGTGCTGCTCCATTGCTCTGGAGCCATTGCCGGCAGACGCTCCAGCATTGGGCAAGGGAGCAAGGTTTTGAGCTCGTCTTCGCTGAAGACAAGGCCGCTGCGGCGATCGCGGATCAGGGCGGCGCCACAGCCCAGGACGAGCCCTCCAAACAGTCCCAAAGCCACCATCCGTTTCTTGCGGGGCGCAACTGGCTTGTCGAGCACAGTGGGGGTTGAAATCAACTCCCATGGATCGGTCTGACGGGCCTGATCGAGCTTGAGGCTTTGCAGCTGCACCTCAAGTTCAGCCAGGGTTTTCTCGTCCCTCAGTGCCGCCCGCACCAATTCGCGGTGTTTGAGCACCACCTCGCGAGGCCTCGTGAGAGACGCTAGCTGGGCCTCCGCTGTGATCAATTCGCCTTGCAGCAGTCCGATGGTCTGCTGGTTGATGTAAGCGATCAACCCACTGCGTTCGCGTTGAAGGCGTTGAATCGACTGATCCTGCGGGGTGAGCAGCGCTGACTGCTGCTGAAGTCTGGTTTCGACGCGCTGGAGCTGTGAGTAGATCTCAGTGTTTGCGGCCAGCTGGGGGGCTTTGTAAAGGGTGGTGTTTCCTGAACGTTGTGCTGCAGCAATCCGCTGACGCAGGGCATTCACCTGATTCTGTGCTGCTTCGCGGCTGGCTTCCACAGACCCACCGTTCGTGCTTCCAGTCGCTCCCGTGGGCATGCCGTCTTGAATGCCAAGCCCATTCGCCAGGGCGTAGGCCTGAGCAGTGCGCATGGAGGTGGCGGATTGCTGGCGCAGCTTGTCGATTTCCTGTTCGAGGTAAGCCACGCCCTGGGTTAGGCCCCGGCGACGGTCTTTGCCGGAATACTCCTGGTAGGTGCGGGTGATGCGTTCCAGCACCGGCAGGATCAAATCTTCATCGGTGTCGCGATAGGTCAATGACAACACCGATGTGCCTTTCACCAGTTCAATCTCCAAGCTCCTGGTCCAATCGGTAATCACCCATTTGCTGACGTCTGCTCCAGCAGCGGCTTTGCTGGCTTTGACAAAGTCGTAGGTGGGCCTGAGCACCGAAGGACTTTCCAGAATCTTGACCTCGGTTACAAGCGAACTTTCACCAGCACTCACGCCGGCAAGCCCCGCGAGCATCGGATTGGCTGCAGCCAGTTTTGCCAGACGGCCGCCCCCTACATCCTGGTTTTCCAGCACGATCTGAAAACTTCCTTCCCACACCGGTTTGCGCGTGAAGGCGTAGATCCCACTCAGCAGCACCGTAGCGGCGGTGATGCCACCGATCAGTAGCCACTGGCGCTTGAGGGCTGCAGCAACCTGGCGCAGATCAATCTCGTCGTTGTCCAGCTGCTGGGGCTGAAGCGTCTGCGATGGGCTGCTCGTCATGGCTGGATATCTCGATAGATCGAATAAACGGAGTAGAGACCCACAGCGGGGGCTGTGATCTCATTCAGCACCTCAATGCCGGCACTGGCGATGGACTCGCGCAGGCGCACTACATCACCGGCCATCAACACGGGGTTGCGGTAGTCATCTGCGGGGGCGTCGCTCTTGAAGCCGAAGATGCGCCGGTCGATTTCGCCCTCACGGTTGAAGCGGATGAACTCCACCTTGCCGTGCAGCAGTTTGGTGCCACCGGCCAGGTCGATCGCCTGCACCAAGGACGACCCCTGCGGCAGCGTCACGGCGCCTGGATTTCTGACACGTCCGCTGACGTACACCTGCATGAACTGCGGTGTGAGGTTTGTCTGGCCAGCTTTGAGCAGCTGTTCACGCAACACCTCAGGGCTCTTGGCCACGCTCACCACATCTCCGTCGAAGAGGCGGATGTTCTGGCTTTCATCGCCGGTGGTGATCAGCGAGAGGAAATTGAGGTTGGTGCGGATGCGACCACCGCCGGAACTGGCGGCCTGGCGACGGGTCACCTGCACTTTGGAGAGGTCGGTGAAGGGGGTGATGCCCTGGGCAGCACGGATTGCGTCGAACACGGTGGGGAACTGCAAGCCAAAGGTGCTGAGGCCGCCTCCACTGGTTATCGCCGTGGCACCTCCGGGGACCTGATTCAGGCCGCCGCGCGACGTTCCTGGGGCAGACAGGCCATCCAAGGTGGTCTGCTCGGCGGATTCCGAAATACGCTGAAGTTCATTGTCTTTACTGAGGGAGTAGTACCCGGGACGTTTGACCTCACCGCCCACGTACACGCGAATGGGCCTATAGCGGACTGGACGGATGTACACCTCCGGATCGCGCACGTAGGGGCGGAACTGCTCGGTAAGGAACAGCCGCAGCTCCTCAATCGTGAGGCCTTCCACGTAGAGGGCTCTCAGCCGAGGCAGGTAGATGGTTCCGTCTGGGCCGATGATGACCCTGCCGCTGAGTTCAGGCAGATCCAGCAGCTCAATGTCCAGTCCATCACCGGGGCCGAGGATGTAGGCATCAAAGCTGACGCGACTGCGCTCTTCACTGGTGAGGCTGGGAGCCTGACTGGTTTCAGAAGATTCAGGCTGAGCTCTCAGCGACAGAGGTGTCAACACCAAGCTGGCTGCGAGTGCTCCGATGGACAGCCAGGACCGAAACACGTGCTTTGTTCTGATAAGCGTGAAGCTATGGCTTGAAGGGCTGTGATCAAGCCCTCAGTGGGCAGGCTTTTGGCTGGCTCAGGTATATCGCTCAGGGTTCTGCTGCTGCCAGGCCCAGCCGTCTCGGCAGATGTCTTCAAGGCTTCGCTGGGTGCGCCAGCCCAGGCGCTGAGCGGCATCGCCAGGCCGACGGTCCGTGATCGTGTTGGGGATGGAACGGCCGCTGGCGGCTTGCATGGACTGCACCACCTCCAGGACGGACTGTCCTTGGCCGCTGCCCAGGTTGAGGGTGACCATTTGTGTCGCTTCCGCCAGCAGGCAGTCCAGGGCGGCGCGGTGGCCATCCGCGAGATCCATCACGTGGATGTAGTCACGCACACCGGTGCCATCGGGGGTGGGCCAGTCGCCGCCGAACACCTGGAGCTGTTCTCTGCGTCCGTTAGCCACCTGACTCACGAAGGGGAAGAGGTTGTTGGGAATGCCCAGCGGGTTTTCGCCAATGCGGCCGGACGGATGGGCCCCGACGGGGTTGAAATAGCGCAAGCAAGCGATCCGCCAGGCGTCCTGAGCACTGGCATGCAGATCGGACAGCATTCGCTCAACAGCGGCCTTGGTGTGGCCGTAGGGGTTGATCGGAGAAATGGGAGCTGTCGCAGGGATCGGAACGGTTTCTGGATTTCCGTAGACCGTAGCGCTGCTGCTGAAGACAAGGGTGTGGCAGCTATGGGCATCCATGGCCTCCAGCAGGCAGCGACTGCCGTTCAGGTTCACATCCCAGTAGTGAAGTGGCTTCTCCACGGACTCTCCAACAGCTTTGAGGCCGGCGAAATGGATTACGGCATCAATCCCAGACGGCGCCTTGGTGAAGGCTTGCTCAAGATTCCTGGGGCTGCGGATGTCTCCTTGCATCTGCCGCAACCGAGGAGCGGCCGCAGGTCCAGCGAGCTCGCGCACACGCTCAAGTGCGATCGGGCTGCTGTTGCTGAAATCGTCGAAGACCAGCAGCTCATGGCCCGCCTCCAGCAGCACCAGGCCGGTATGGCTGCCGATGAAGCCTGCCCCGCCTGTAATCAAGAGCTGCGCCAATGGGTTGGTAACGCAGTGGACTCCCATCATCCAACGGGCTGACCAGCTAATGGCTTCAGCGCCTTCCTTCCATTGGAATAATTGGACTTTCCTGAGTGGGGAACTCTGGTTCCGATCGGCTGAACCTGTCGATGCCAATGCGAGCAGGACTGAGTTCCATGACAAACTCCGTTGATAACGTCACAGTCGAGTTGATCGAGCTCAGCTCTCGACCGCTGTGACTGCAGGCAGCCGTGGTGTGCCTGCAAGACGTTCTGAAAGATTTCATGCCCTCCTCCGCCACTAGAGCTGCCAAAACTGCCCTGATCACAGGCATTACAGGCCAAGACGGCAGTTACCTGGCGGAGCTTCTGCTGGAGAAGGGCTATTTGGTGCACGGGATCAAGCGCCGGGCCAGCAGCTTCAACACCACTCGGATCGATCACCTGTATCAGGATCCGCACGAGAGCGATCCTCGACTGGTGCTGCACTACGGCGATCTCACCGACAGCACCAACCTGATCCGGATCATCCAGCAGGAGCAACCGGACGAGATCTACAACCTTGGTGCTCAAAGCCATGTGGCCGTGAGCTTTGAGGCGCCGGAATACACGGCAAACAGCGATGCCCTTGGCACCCTGCGCATCCTCGAGGCGGTGCGGATGCTCGGGCTCATAGGAAAAACCCGGATCTATCAGGCCAGCACTAGCGAGCTCTACGGCCTAGTGCAGGAGGTGCCGCAGAAGGAGTCGACACCCTTTTATCCGCGCAGCCCCTACGGCGTCGCCAAGCTTTACGCCTACTGGATCACGGTCAATTACCGCGAGGCCTACGGGATGTATGCCTGCAACGGCATCCTGTTCAACCATGAGAGTCCGCGGCGCGGCGAGACGTTTGTGACCCGCAAGATCACCCGGGGTCTGGCGCGGATCGATGCGGGGCTGGAGCAGTGCCTGTTCATGGGCAACCTCGATTCCCTACGCGACTGGGGCCATGCGCGCGACTACGTGGAGATGCAGTGGCGGATGCTCCAGCAGGAAGGTCCGCCGGAAGACTTCGTGATCGCCACCGGCCGGCAGGAGTCGGTGCGGCGCTTTATTGAGCTAGCAGCATCCGAACTCGGTTGGGGCAGCATCCAGTGGCAGGGCAGAGGCTTGCAGGAAACTGGATCTCGCGCCGACACCGGCGATGTGGTGGTGCGTATTGATCCGCGCTATTTCCGCCCGGCAGAGGTTGAAACGCTGCTTGGTGATCCCACCAGAGCAAAAGAGAAGCTTGGCTGGATCCCCACCACCACCCTGGAGGAACTTGTGGCCGAGATGGTTGCCACGGATCGGGAGGACGCCAAGAAAGATGCACACCTCAAACGCAAGGGTTTTGCGGTTGTTGGTTCGATGGAGAACCCGCCTACAAACCCTGAAGCGATCAAAGCGGCTGGAGGCGCAGAGTGAGCCCCCTGATCACCCCAGCTGACAGGATCTACGTTGCCGGCCATCGCGGTATGGCTGGCAGCGCCATATTCAGAGCTCTGGAACGAGGTGGCTACCACCAACTGCTGACAGCCAGCCGCTCTGAGCTCGACCTACTCGATGGACCTTCGGTGCAAGCCTGGTTCACAAAGCACCAACCCACGGTGGTGGTTCTGGCGGCAGCGAAGGTGGGCGGCATCCAAGCCAATAGCAGCTATCCGGCTGACTTTCTGCTGGAAAACCTCAAGATCCAGACACATGTGATCGAAACTGCCTGGCGCTCTGGTGTGCAGCGGCTGTTGTTCCTTGGCAGCAGCTGCATCTACCCGAAGTTCGCCGAGCAGCCGATCAAGGAGGAAGCGCTGCTTTCAGGTGCTTTGGAGCCCACGAACGAGTGGTACGCCATTGCCAAAATCGCAGGAATCAAGCTGTGCGAATCGCTCAGGCGGCAGCATGGTTTTGATGCGATCAGCCTGATGCCCACCAACTTGTATGGGCCGGGCGACAATTACCACTCCACTAATAGCCATGTGCTGCCTGCGCTGATTCGCCGCTTTCATGAGGCAACGAAGGCGAATGCTGAGACCGTCACGTGTTGGGGCACGGGGTCACCCCTGCGTGAATTTTTGCACGTCGATGATCTCGGGGAAGCTTGTTTGTTTGCTTTGGAGCAGTGGAGCCCAGCGCCAAGTGAGCTCAGCTATTTAAATGTTGGTACGGGTGTGGACCTGAGTATCCGTGAGCTTGCTGAAGCAGTAGCAATTGCTACTCACTACCAGGGGGAGATCTGCTGGGACATCACCAAGCCCGATGGAACTCCAAAGAAACAGCTTGATGTCAATCGACTCAAAGCTTTGGGTTGGAGTTCGCGAATTCCTTTGGCAGAAGGTTTGGCTAGGACAGTGGAGATATTCCGGCATGAGCTAGCTCAACAACTAGTTCGACTTTAGCTTTAGAGAATAAAACTGATGAAAATCTCTGAAATTAAATCTTGCATGAATTCTCCTAGACTTCCTGAGAAATTTATCCAAAAATTTTGTGCTGTCGTGTCAAAAGTTGCCTTGGCTGCTATCTTTCTCAATATTCTGCTAAATGATTATTCTGTGATCTGAAGACTAATGAGTAATGAAAGAACCTTTAAAATTTTAGATTGCACCCTCCGTGATGGCGGATACTATAATAACTGGAACTTTAGCGATGAGTTAATAGAAAATTACGTTCGTGCCAGTTTGGCTGCCAAGATTGATGTTATAGAAATTGGATTCCGATCTTCTTTGAATAATAAGTTCAAAGGGGCATGTGCATATAGTTCAGATTTATTTCTAGAGAATTTACCTTTCTTGAATGGTACTGATATCGCTGTGATGGTTAACGGATCTGAGATCTGTAGAACTGATTCTATACCGCGCCTATTAGAAAAACTTTTTCCGAAGCCCGCCATATCATCAATTGTTTCAATAGTTCGTATTGCATGCCATTTTTCAGAATTATCTAGAGTTTTATCTGCTACACGATGGCTTGCGGATCATGGGTATAAGATATGCATCAATATAATGCAAATATCAGATCGAAAATACGCTGATATTAAGGAAATAACATCAATGGCTTCTGATTGCCCCATTGATGTTCTTTATTTCGCTGACTCAACCGGATCGCTGAAGCCGGATGACATCTCTAGAATTGTCGAATGGTTCCGTACTGGTTGGCAGAGAGAACTCGGTATACATACCCACAACAATATGGGAATTGCACTTCAAAATACTTTACGTGCTTATGAAGAGGGTGTTAATTGGTTGGATTCAACTGTGAGTGGTATGGGCAGAGGTCCAGGTAATGCGAAAACAGAAGAACTTGTCATAGAAACTGAGACTTTACGCGATGGCAATGTCAATTACGTGCCACTGATGGCTCTAAGTAGACAGAAATTTGATAAACTCAAAGCTCAGTACGGGTGGGGACCTCATCCATATTATTATTTGTCTGGCAAGTATGGTATACATCCAAGTTATATTCAAGAAATGATTAATGATGCTCGTTATGACGACGAAGACATCATTGCAGTGACAAATCAATTAAAATCTGAAGGAGGCAAAGTTTTTAGTCTTGATTCTTTAGACCTCGCACGTCAATTTTATATCGACAAAGCAAATGGATCTTGGTCACCAACTGAAATATTTAATGGTCGAGAAGTACTGATTTTAGGGTCTGGCCCAGGGGTTCGTGAACATTCATCTGCCCTAGAACTATATATACAAAAGCAATCACCTCTTGTACTTGCACTCAATACACAGTCAGCAATCGATTCGTCTTTGATTGATCTTAGAATTGCCTGTCACCCTGTTCGCCTAATAGCTGATGTAGAGGAATACAATCAACTAGCCGAGCCATTAATTATCCCAGTTTCTTCACTACCAAAATCTTTAAGAAATGAATTGGCCAATAAAAAAGTTTTTGATTACGGCTTAGGTATATCCGCGAATAAGTTTCAATGCAATAATACGTATTGCATTATTCCCTCACCTCTGGTTCTCGCTTATGCGCTAGCTGTTGCTACAAGTGGTAAGTCAAAGAACATTCTTTTGGCAGGCTTTGACGGTTATGCTCCAGGTGATCCAAGAAATGAAGAAATTGAAAATATATTTTTAACTTATTTTAATTCATATCCTAATGCTTTACTCCATTCGATAACTTCAACGAATTTTAAGACCATAGCTTCTAAAAGCTTATATGGAATGTTTTGATGATTCTTCTAGCATGAAAGTCTGCGTTGTAATTCCTGCACGATATTCATCATCTCGTTTTCCCGGGAAGCCCTTAGTCAACTTATTATATAAACCGATGATTATATGGGTTGCGGACATAGCAGCCCGTGCGGTTGGTATTGAGCATGTTTATGTTGCTACTGATGATACTCGCATAGCAGATGCCGTTACTTCATATGGATATAAATTCATAGAAACAAGTCCTCATGCTCTTACAGGTACAGATCGTGTTGCTGAAGCCTCTAAACAAATAGATTATGATATTTACATTAATGTGCAGGGAGATGAACCAACGATTGACCACTTGGAAATTTTAAAATGTATTCAACTGAAGAAAGAAAACTTTGATTGCGTTGTTAATGGATATTGCACCATCAGCACTAACTCAAACCCTTCCTCCAAAAACATCCCTAAGGTTGTCAAGACAGAGAAAAACAGATTAGTTTATATGTCGCGCTCATTAGTTCCAGGCTTTAAAGACCTCAACATTATGCCTAAAGAATACTTAAAACAAGTGTGTATTTATGGGTTTAGTTTTGAAGAGCTTCAGTTATTTAGTAATTATGGCCGTAAAAGCTTGTTAGAGCAGTCTGAAGATATCGAAATACTACGCTTCTTGGACCTGGGAAAACAAGTGTTAATGTATCAGTGTGCAAAAGAAAGCCTGGCTGTTGATGTTCCAAGTGACATCCAAATTGTTGAGGATTACCTTCAGCCCAATAAATGATCAATTCTCTCGATAAGTACAACAGCTTCGTGTTTGACTGTGATGGAGTCGTCCTAAATTCGAATTCGATTAAAACCAATGCATTCTATGATACCGCCTTGCCTATGGGGCAAGAGATTGCAAATGAGCTAAAAAGATATCATCTAAGACACGGTGGTATATCTCGGTACGAAAAATTTTCCCATCTTTTAAAGAATATTGCGCCAAAGTATAACAAAGCATCAGTGCCAAGTATTGAACATCTTCTATATACTTATTCAAGCATAGTAGAAAAAGCTTTGCTTGATTGTGAAATAGCAAAGCATCTCGCATTGCTTCGTGAGCGTACAAAGAAAAGCTCCTGGACAATTGTTTCAGGGAGCGACCAATTAGAATTAAGAAAGATCTTTAACGAAAGAAACATAGATAAGTTATTTGATGGTGGTATTTTTGGAAGTCCTGATAATAAACACCGTATATTAGCCAGAGAATTAAAGAATCGATCTATTCTGAAACCAGCTTTAATGCTTGGCGATAGTTTATATGATTATGAAGCAGCTTCTAAAGCTGGCTTGGATTTTATCTTTGTATACAATGGTCAGAAGTTGATCAATGGCAGAGTTTTGTAAAAAAAAATCAACTTCCTTATATTGAATGCCTATCCAATCTTCTGCCATAGTGCCTTCTTGAAATTCTTGAGGTTGATTTAATTGACCAATAGCTTTTTGTATCACTTCTTAATTAACTACTTTTATCTTCAAATTTAACCACAACTAGTGAATATCTTCTTCTTTTACTTAAATCAATTTGTCAACCACCTTCCTCGTGCCCGCCTATTTCAGTTATTGACTGCATTACCATTAATAATCGTTGGTAGCTTTCTTGAAGTCTTTTCTTTGGCTTTAGTCGTTCCATTTTTAACATCAATATCTTCAGAAGAGATAATAATCAGTAATTCTTCATTAAATTCTTTCATTTCTTGGCTAAACATTTCTACAAATGATGAGATAATAATCATCTTAGGTATTTTGTTTGTTTCTGCAGTTATTCTAAGTGGGGTCACAAGACTATATATCATTTGGTTTAGTAACTTGTTGTCAGCAAATATTGGACATGACATGAGTATACAGGCGTATGAAAATACCCTCAAAAAACCTTTTATTGAGCATAAGCTAAGCAATTCTGGCGATGTAATTGCAGCAATTATCACGCATATCCATATCACTGTACTAGTAATTAATTCACTATTGACAGCTGCGAGTTCATTCTTTACCGTTCTTGCTGTAGGTATTGGATTGGCAATAATTAATCCAATTGAAACATCTATAATTGCAGTAACACTGTTTTTGTCTTATTTACTAATAACTCGAATATTTAACAAGCGTGTCGAATATTATGGTAATATTATTGCAGAAAATAAGAATAAAAAAATAAAGTTAATACAGGAGAGCCTTGGTGGAATAAGAGATGTTTTAATGAATAATAGATTTAAAGATTACGTGGAATCTTATAATATTTTGGATTATCAAGAACGAAATTTGCTTGCAAAACTAACGTTTTTGAATAGAACTCCGAGGGTTTTAGTTGAGATCATATTTATAAGTATACTCATCATCGCTGGATTGATAATAGCAGTTGTTTTTCAAGAAAAACAACTTTTGATACCAACGCTTGGTTTATTTGCACTAGCCTCCCAAAAGTTGTTGCCAAATACTCAAAATATATTTAATGCCTGGGTAACTGTCAGAAGCTCGAAGGTGCAAATCGATGAGACATTAAAATTACTTAATCAACCTGCATATTCAAATTTTAATGCTTTAAGCTCACATCAAAATTTAGTGTTTCAAGACTGCATTGAATTCAATTGTGTTTCCTATCAATACCCTAATAACCCTCATGAATCTCTTGCTGACATTAATCTTAAAATATATAGAGGCGATAAGATCGGAATTATAGGAACAACAGGTAGCGGTAAAAGCACTTTCATCGATCTATTGATTGCATTGCTGGAACCATCAAAAGGATCCATTATGATTGATGGTCAAATTTTGGCCGGAGAAATTTCTAGACAATGGCAATCTCTAATATCACATGTACCACAGGAGATATTCCTTTTTAACAAGAGTTTGGCCGAAAATATTTCATTGAGCAAAATATATGATTATGAAAAAATTCGAGATGCGGCTGAAAAATCGTTGATTACATCATTGCTCGAGGACTGCTTGGGTGAGAATGTACATAAGACTTTAACTGAGAGAGGCAGTAATCTAAGTGGTGGCCAAAAGCAAAGAATAGGGATAGCTCGAGCTATTTATCAAAATAAGCCAATACTTATTTTAGATGAAGCTACAAGTGCATTAGATTTATATACTGAAGAGTCTATCCTAACTGCACTACGAGAGTCTTCCGTTAAATTGACAATAATCATGATCTCACACAACCTTCGGACTTTAGAAATGTGCGATAAAATTATTTGGCTTGAAGATTCCAAACTAGTAGGATATAGCGACTCAAAAGTAATTTTAAGTAAATACAAAGAGAAAATAGCAAAATTTCGATCTTTCAATAAGACCTCATAATTTCTCGACTTATGATTGGGATCCATCGTCTTTTTAAGTTCGCGAAAAAGCTTACTAGATTTTTGTGTCAAAAACTACATGAGAAATCTTCATTGCCATACAATTATTATCAATGGATAGGGATTTTCAATAAGTTTCGCCCTCTTTATTCATTTTTAGCTGACGCTGAGAAAATTTGCATTGTAAGCAAGGGAGCTTCTTTGGCAGAACTGCCAGATGAAAAAATTTATTTTGAGATTACGCAGGCTGATTTAACAATTCTAGTAAGTTCAGTTGATATACAAAATCATCCTGTGTTGTCTAAATTGACTTATGACATGCAGGTAGTTGGAAGAGTGGATGAAATTGAGGGTTATGTACCAGTTTTCCCGAAACAAATTTTAGACCATTTTGAAATCGGGGCTCTCTGTGTTAATTCAAATTCCAAATACCTTTCAGGATTAGCCCTGTATAGATTTTACAAATTTTTCTCTAAGTTGGGTCTACCCCTTTACTCAACTGAAGGTGGCATTTCTTTCGTTTCAGAAGATGCACGGATTTATAATGGCAAAGGTTTGACTATCATCCAAAAAATTATTTCCCATTGCCTAATGTCAAAAAAACTTAAAACAATTACATTCTTGGGTGTTGACTTTTATGGAACAGGTTATTTGGATTCGTTGAGAGATAAAGAAAAAAATGAATTGTCGCTCTTTCCTGAAATTAATACACTATCTACTGACCCCCGAAACAATAGAGGTATACCACTAATTAGATACTTAATTGCATTAGCGAACTCCCCGAAAATGTCTGTTCAATTGTGCTTCCCAGAAGAAATTGTTAAATTTATTCCACATTTGTATAAGCGAGACTTTGAGACAGCCAAGAAAATCACCATATTTTAAGTGATATTCTGCAAGTCTTTCCCATTCCTTTCTAAATTTATTCAATGACTCATACGACTTTCTTCAACCTCAACGCTCTGATTTCAAATTACTAAT
Coding sequences within it:
- a CDS encoding 3-deoxy-manno-octulosonate cytidylyltransferase, yielding MKVCVVIPARYSSSRFPGKPLVNLLYKPMIIWVADIAARAVGIEHVYVATDDTRIADAVTSYGYKFIETSPHALTGTDRVAEASKQIDYDIYINVQGDEPTIDHLEILKCIQLKKENFDCVVNGYCTISTNSNPSSKNIPKVVKTEKNRLVYMSRSLVPGFKDLNIMPKEYLKQVCIYGFSFEELQLFSNYGRKSLLEQSEDIEILRFLDLGKQVLMYQCAKESLAVDVPSDIQIVEDYLQPNK
- a CDS encoding HAD family hydrolase gives rise to the protein MINSLDKYNSFVFDCDGVVLNSNSIKTNAFYDTALPMGQEIANELKRYHLRHGGISRYEKFSHLLKNIAPKYNKASVPSIEHLLYTYSSIVEKALLDCEIAKHLALLRERTKKSSWTIVSGSDQLELRKIFNERNIDKLFDGGIFGSPDNKHRILARELKNRSILKPALMLGDSLYDYEAASKAGLDFIFVYNGQKLINGRVL
- a CDS encoding ATP-binding cassette domain-containing protein, yielding MTALPLIIVGSFLEVFSLALVVPFLTSISSEEIIISNSSLNSFISWLNISTNDEIIIILGILFVSAVILSGVTRLYIIWFSNLLSANIGHDMSIQAYENTLKKPFIEHKLSNSGDVIAAIITHIHITVLVINSLLTAASSFFTVLAVGIGLAIINPIETSIIAVTLFLSYLLITRIFNKRVEYYGNIIAENKNKKIKLIQESLGGIRDVLMNNRFKDYVESYNILDYQERNLLAKLTFLNRTPRVLVEIIFISILIIAGLIIAVVFQEKQLLIPTLGLFALASQKLLPNTQNIFNAWVTVRSSKVQIDETLKLLNQPAYSNFNALSSHQNLVFQDCIEFNCVSYQYPNNPHESLADINLKIYRGDKIGIIGTTGSGKSTFIDLLIALLEPSKGSIMIDGQILAGEISRQWQSLISHVPQEIFLFNKSLAENISLSKIYDYEKIRDAAEKSLITSLLEDCLGENVHKTLTERGSNLSGGQKQRIGIARAIYQNKPILILDEATSALDLYTEESILTALRESSVKLTIIMISHNLRTLEMCDKIIWLEDSKLVGYSDSKVILSKYKEKIAKFRSFNKTS